The genome window AATATTTTTCTGATCCCCACTGTAATAAACAGAAAAAAATTTATCTTTAAACTCCTTTTCAAAAGTTATATAAGTATATTTATCTTTCAATAAATTAATCATTTTTGTAACTTCAACTTTTTCTTTAAGCAATTCATCATTAGAATTTTTTTTCTCTAATTCACTTACATTTTTCTTTTTACTAATATCTAAAACATATTTGTAATTTTTTAAACCATTTTCTTGATTCACTTTCAAATCGTGTTTAAAAGCAATATTGTCTTTTTTATTCAAAAATAAAGATACAAAAAAAATTGTTAAAATAACGAAAATCAGTACATATTTTTTTTTATTTTTCATTTTAAAATCCAAGTAGTTATTGCAGAAAGATAATTTATTCTCTTACTGCAATGGAATTTAGCATACTCTTTAAATTATTTTGCCAAGCCAAATCACCAACAATAAGACCTTCTGCAAATAAAGTATGCTCTATAGGAGTTTTTCCAGAAGTTAATATATTCAACACATCATCGCTTGTAAACTCGTGTTCGATCTTTTGGATAACCACTGGTTTACCATTTGCTTGTACCAATTTATCTGTTAATTGTACTTTTTCCGCTTCTACCATTTTACCACTACTTAATAAAATTGCATGTTTTTTAGTAACAGCAAGCCGTAAATTATTTTCAGTATAAAAAACGATAAGAGGTTCTTTTTCAGGTCCACTAGTTGTTTGAAAAAGTTCGAATGAATTTGTTTTAATTGCAGATAATTTAGTGTCTTGATGCAGGCTTAATACTCTATAATGTTGTTTTTCTGAAATTATTTTTGCAATTTTTTCATAACCCATGTAATTAATATCTTTTCCTACAACAAAAATTCTTGTATTTTTCTCAAAACATCCACATGAACACCATGCTCTTAAAATATTATTACGATCACAAATTGGGTATGAATTATAAGCGACTAAAGAATCAAATTCTTCTTTATTTATACAACCACTTTTAAGTCCATAATCTCTTTCGCCCTGGCAAGTGGGAGCATCAGGAATGTTATCTACACAACGACCATTTCTATCAGTTGGACCGATAATTCTATTTCCAGCAAAAGTGGTATTACTGATAGAAATTATTGATATTATAATACTAGTAAAAAGCAAAACTCGTTTTAGTAACGTATTATACATATAAACTCCTTTTGATTGAAAATGTATCAGTAACTCTATATTTAAATTTTCATTTTGAAAAATTCTTAATATTTTTTAGAAAAATGAATATTTATGGCTTTAAATCAAAACAAAATTACTGAATTATTTTATTAGTAGTCAAAAGAATGACGTTTAATTATTTTTCCTGAGTTTTAACTTTTAATAATTGTACCAAAAAATTTAAATCCATGGATTTTTTAACCCATGATTTAGAAAAAAATAAACTTTATTTTTGAAAAATATTTTATATTTTTTTTAAAATGTAATTCTACTTTTCTTTCACCCTATGCAATAATACTTTCGATTGATCTGCATATCTAACACCTACATAAATAGATACGAGCACGCAAAGCATTCCAAGAAATGTCGTCAAATGAAATGGTTCATTCAAAAATATAATTGCCAATATAGCCGAACTTATTGGGATAACACCTGTCATTAATGCTGCCGTGTTTGAATCGATTTTAGCGATACCCCTATTGTAAAAAGTATAAAATAAAGCACCACTAAATAAACC of Pigmentibacter sp. JX0631 contains these proteins:
- a CDS encoding Hint domain-containing protein gives rise to the protein MYNTLLKRVLLFTSIIISIISISNTTFAGNRIIGPTDRNGRCVDNIPDAPTCQGERDYGLKSGCINKEEFDSLVAYNSYPICDRNNILRAWCSCGCFEKNTRIFVVGKDINYMGYEKIAKIISEKQHYRVLSLHQDTKLSAIKTNSFELFQTTSGPEKEPLIVFYTENNLRLAVTKKHAILLSSGKMVEAEKVQLTDKLVQANGKPVVIQKIEHEFTSDDVLNILTSGKTPIEHTLFAEGLIVGDLAWQNNLKSMLNSIAVRE